One stretch of Anas acuta chromosome W, bAnaAcu1.1, whole genome shotgun sequence DNA includes these proteins:
- the LOC137847458 gene encoding uncharacterized protein, with the protein MEERSPSRPRVAWEASESSDESSSVLEPFEVCEVESLQSDDRWLPVYEEEEEAVDFIKVYIKNKERDDVQKIMFLRNIVTVFTTAQEKGLLEGLDTFCRENKLAANIQVLLDEEPRDKLCTVVRQQAMLAISALSTVKVVLEDEMMSLLLASFKSVFFLPPKEELDICLYDVTLKSMDIMLQTLLIRPPASSFPENLYRILQPIGKYFQSSQRTTIVLRTLETIRDCCIDDKNQWAKFTLGVAARDSASWLMDVERILRFLHENLKRSDSTSLLRQSFFSVLKAMTNQFPREALLSVLTNLPPLDSTTLDMWKVMLSFPMTSEKILEELQNVLEDKRVCRSLQAQPVHTSLLKFAMMHPTEHVLSNLRDPKKLLTLLSLNSLPILWLVLRALVMLSETSQMVTDVQVLLPEVMETLQYENTHINMKALTIFKNVIRHLEKKEASHIALALAGRLLPLFNDVSSEVRECSMLLFKDLMESVLWWKKGEMKKTVHRAIIPLLFRMSDDTESVAKVSAVILLACAKFLKWKQLEQLAQTEDIWKIGEYLLKQKRSRVEGYLQQSLPYLWDDQTSLRQKAVKFVGEPSKAQPCGP; encoded by the exons ATGGAGGAGAGATCCCCCAGCCGCCCCAGGGTGGCCTGGGAAGCGAGTGAGAGCTCCGATGAGAGCAGCTCTGTATTGGAGCCCTTTGAGGTGTGCGAGGTGGAGTCGCTGCAGTCTG ATGATCGCTGGCTACCTGTATacgaagaggaagaggaagctgtGGACTTCATCAAGGTCTacatcaaaaacaaagaaagg GATGATGTGCAGAAGATTATGTTCCTGAGGAATATCGTCACTGTGTTCACAACCGCACAAGAGAAGGGCTTGTTAGAGGGCCTGGACACCTTCTGCCGTGAAAATAAGCTGGCAGCAAACATCCAG gtgctgctggacGAGGAGCCCAGGGACAAGCTGTGCACAGTGGTGCGGCAGCAAGCCATGCTTGCTATCTCTGCCTTGAG CACAGTGAAGGTGGTGCTGGAGGATGAAATGATGTCTCTGTTACTTGCATCCTTCAAGAGCGTGTTCTTTCTTCCTCCGAAAGAGGAACTGGACATTTGCCTCTACGATGTG ACCCTGAAAAGTATGGACATCATGCTGCAGACGTTGCTGATCAGacctcctgcctccagcttcCCGGAGAATTTGTACAGGATCTTGCAG CCAATTGGAAAATACTTCCAGTCTTCTCAGAGGACAACCATTGTCCTCAGGACACTTGAGACCATTAGAGACTGCTGCATCGACGACAAGAATCAGTGGGCCAAGTTCACGCTGGGAGTGGCCGCGAGAGACTCTGCCTCCTGGCTGATGGAT GTGGAAAGGATTCTGAGATTCCTCCATGAAAACCTGAAAAGGAGCGACAGCACATCTTTACTCCGGCAGAGCTTCTTCTCAGTACTGAAGGCAATGACTAACCAGTTTCCCAGGGAAGCTCTCTTAAGCGTGCTGACCAACCTTCCGCCACTTGACAG CACTACGCTGGACATGTGGAAGGTGATGCTTTCCTTTCCAATGACTTCAGAGAAGATCTTGGAGGAGCTACAGAATGTTCTCGAGGACAAACGGGTGTGCAGGTCTCTGCAAGCCCAGCCTGTGCACACCAGCCTTCTTAAGTTCGCT ATGATGCATCCAACTGAACATGTACTATCGAATTTACGTGACCCAAAAAAGCTCCTGACGCTTCTGAGTCTTAACAGCCTGCCGATCCTCTGGCTGGTGCTCAGAGCCCTCGTCATGCTGTCGGAGACATCTCAGATG GTGACGGACGTGCAGGTCCTGCTGCCAGAAGTCATGGAGACTCTGCAGTATGAAAACACGCACATCAACATGAAGGCCCTGACTATCTTCAAAAATGTGATTCGTCATCTGGAGAAGAAGGAGGCCAGCCACATCGCTCTGGCACTGGCTGGCAGACTCCTGCCTCTGTTTAACGAT GTGTCCAGTGAGGTGCGAGAATGCTCCATGCTCCTCTTCAAAGACTTGATGGAGTCTGTGCTGTggtggaaaaaaggagaaatgaagaagacCGTGCACAGGGCCATTATTCCACTGCTTTTCCGGATGAGTGACGACACTGAGAGTGTGGCCAAG GTCTCTGCAGTAATCCTACTTGCTTGTGCAAAGTTCCTGAAGTGGAAACAGCTTGAGCAGCTGGCTCAGACTGAGGACATCTGGAAGATTGGGGAGTACTTG